TCGACTCTGCGCCCCTCTTTGTGGATTTCAGGATTGTCAGTTTCACTCCTGAGGATGCCGGTGTGAATGCCTGCAGCTACCAGTGATGCTGCAGCCCGTTTACCATCTGATTTTACCCAGCGTACTGGCACCGTCCAAATAGTTGCCTTGCCGCGATATTGTGTGGCCAGCCACTCGGCATAGGACTCAGGACTTGGGGCAGGAACAGATAATCCTGTTTCAGTTACCGGCTTTCCTTCAGATAAAAACAGCTGGCGTATGTCGCCCAGAATCCCTGTCGCTGTGCCAATTGTAGTTCGCGAGGAACTTCGAAACGGACGTTGCCCTACATACAGCATGGCCGGTGTTGCTCCGACAAATGCACGAACGAGGGGTTCTTCTTTTTTTCTGTTTCGTATCCCATGAAACAGTTCGTTTCGTCGGACAGTTTCAGCTGCGATGACATCGTGAAGCAGAGAACTTTTTCCGGATCCGCTGACACCTACGATTGCTGTCATTCCCAATAAGGGAAAATGACAATCTATGTCGCGGAGATTGTTGGCATCTGCACCAATAACTTTCAGAAAGTCAAACTGTGACATGTTCTCGCTCATTCCGAGAATGAAGGATGTGAACTTTACGTGCTTCGAAATCCATAGGGAAATGATTGAATTTGACTGAACATTCACTTCTGTAATGCATGGTGCGGTGGTTGGAGAACAATAGAATATCTCCTTGTTTCAGGCTTAGTGGCTCAGACACTTTAGTTGCCGCCCTCTGGATAGCTTTCAATATCATATCCGGTGCTGGTAGACCTCGCCTGTCGCACGCAGTACGGATCGTTTCTGGGTGAAATCTCAGAATACCGTTATCGTAAAGACGTCCCTGCCAGAGACCCGCAGACCGGTCGTTTGCCATCGCCACTTCTTCGTTGGTTAGAAAATAGAGCGCCGCATGTGCCCGATCTTTCCCCAGCTGTTCGAGGATATCATCAATTCTGGCTATACGGTTATGGCCAAACTGAGGGGCTCCGGGGTCGGGTGTGATGCACTGAATACCAGTCAGCGCGGGCGGTGAGGGGCTGGCGTTTAGATCGGTATGGAAGAAACCTTCATCACCTCTGCGAGCAAGGTCCCGTGACCAGGGACTCATCGCAAGATATTTTACAATTTGATCATCACCATAGGATAGAAAGCATTTCCCCAGAATGCTCATGGCAGCAATGAGGCTGCGGCCATCTCCTTCAGGATGAAGACCACTGATAACAACGCAATCATAACGCTGATATATGGCCCGAACTGATCGTGAGAATTCTTGCCATGCGCAGCAGTCTTCTAAGGTGAGATGTATTCCCTTTAGGATACTATATTCGAAGGCTTCAAGGTTTTGCTTACTGATCGTTTCTGTCAGAACCTTGTTCACGACATCCGAACTGAAAATTACATTTTCAGGCTTCCAACTCATTTGGGAGCATCAAAGCGGAACAGCAGTTTGTGGCGGTACTGATGTTCGCAAAGCGTGTGAATGCTCGGAACCGGAAATGTTGTCGTGCTTGGGCTGTGGATGATCCAACCGTCGCGCCGAAGTGGCCTGACAGCGGTGCGCATTCCAGCTGCTTCTGCCCGTTGCATTATGTATAGCGGTGCATGATCAAACACCCTTTGTCCCATATTGATTAGTCTTGATCGCCAGTCTGGCCATAATGGGTTTTCTGTGTGGCAGCCAAGTGTGAAATAAGCTCTCCGGCGAGGGCGCAATACTCGTGCGATATGCCCGAACAGTTCGTCTAGATCCTCAATTAGATAAAGCACTTCCTGACAGGTGATGATGTCCGCTGAATGTTTCGGTATTACATTCCAAAATTCAGGGTGGAGGACTGTCGCTGGGATACCGGCAGCTTCCAGTCTGGAAACGGCCATCTGTCGTGGCACGACAAGTGGCTCGATACCAAATACATGGTCACACTGCCAATGCATCGCTGCACGATATAAAAATCCACCTCGATGACAGCCTATATCAACAATGGTTCCTATATTTGTCCCAGTGCCATAATCATCGTCAATATGACTTACAATGGACTGCCAGAAGACAGAATTCAGGTTTTCTAGTTCGGCGTCATCATTTTCCCGGGCAAAAAAAGTCTCACGAGTTGCCATTCGGTGATGCAGTCAGGGACAATTTTGGGATCTACACGACCGTGCCAAGGTGTCACCACCTGTAGGATCAACGCCAAAACTACTTACAAACAAATCGACAGATTCGTTAAACGCTTGTTCCAGATCTAACTCATCCTGCGCGCCACGCATGCCGAAATAGGGGAAGTGGTGCAACAAACGCCCGAACAACGACAAACAATCACGTTCGTAGGCTTGTGTGTCGAGAATATGATAGTGCCAAAACAAGTCGATCGGACCGGTCGGGCAAATTTTACGATTCGGATAATACAGGTTCAACGCAAGAAATTTACGGTATAAATCCTCAATTTCGTCCACTGCTTCAGCCGTCATACCTTCATCGTGACTTATTTTAATTTTGAGCATAGAAAAGTCGATTAAGGCAACTTTAGCTATTGCTGCTTGTAGTTCTTTACTTGGCTGAGCGAGCTTAGCCGCTTGTGACATTGTGATCGCAGCGGCGACAGTTTTCTCTCCAACGGAAGTCATATTTTTTTTACTCGGTAGATTGATTGCAAAAACACAATTTATCATCGCATTGAGTGGCTCTGCCGTCAACAATGGGGTTCTGGCAGGCAACTACATGTTTCTCATTGCGCTGTCTCTATCTTAGAACGTTATGATGTTAGCGCTGTGCGAATGGGCATCAGAACCTTCTCAGCTGGTATGGTTGATGAAAATGCATGAGAAAATTTTGTATTTTTACAATTTATAGAAGTGGGTTTGTTTGTGATGAGAGTTTGGCATTGACGCTCGTTTAGAGAAAACGAGGCAAGCACTGCATCTGGATTCTGATTTCAAGCTAAAGGGGCTGATAAAATCTTATCATGATAGAAAGTGATCTTTTGAGCAGTTGTAGCCACAAGCTCGGTTTCATACGAAAATAGATGAATTTGTATGTCTGCTGCGACAGTCCATCTTATCGTTTCAGGATTGTTACGGTTGAATGAAAGCACCAGCGACGGTCTGTTGTTTGGTGGGGGCGGATCAATTCAGGTTTTGACCCTAATGTTTATTTCGATAATGACTATTCTTATGTGGGAAATGCTTCTGCCGAGTTTCTGTTTTTGAATGCGCTTGCAATTTATGTGTTGGGCATTTTTATGCAGCTATTAAGAGTAGGTGAGGATGGGGGAATCGCTGAGCAGCGATATCCTCGATGGCGCTGGAAATGATACGCTGGTTGGAGGGGTGGGAACCGGATGTCATAGCAGATCCGTTCAATGGTTTGGCCGTAGGACGAAATCTTTAGCCGACTATAGGAGAGGAGCTCTTTGACGCAAAAGGTCCGAAAGTTCTGTATTTAGAAGTAAGTTTGAAATAGCGGTTGATATCGTAGGGTCTTGACCAAATCCTGCCCCCGCAACCAACTAATCATGCCGCTACCTCAACAGGTCAGCGGCTTTTTTGCGTCCGGAAGTTGGAACAAAGAGGTTAGCCGGACAATACAGCCGTGATGCTGTCAAGGAAGGCTGCCGCCTCGTCGTACAGTTTTTGTGAGGTAGCCTTGATGGTGGAGTACGGTTCGGATGATCGGTCTTGCAGGCTGACAACGCGATATTCTACTCCCGATGGCGACCGCTATCTGTTTGACGGAAGTCGCAAATCACAGCGCTGATTGTAAGTGGTGACGGTTGAAGGCTGGTCTTCAGTCGGGGTGTTTGCTTCACGAACTGAGTTGTCGGACGATTTGCCCGCGGCCTTTTGGCATGGCACCCAATGCACCGGCAATGGCAGCCGCCATTGCAGCCGTTACCCCCAGAATGAGCGGCAGCGCTGCCGAGACCAGGCCCGGTGCCCATGCAACATGAAGCGCCTGATCGACGGCCCAGAAACCGCCGGCCCAACCGGCTGCGCCACCTATGACAGCCGCGATTGCTCCGATGCTTGCCGCTTCACATAATCTTGCTAATGCGATCTCTGACCTCGATGCACCGATTAACGTAAAGGCCAGAGCTTCACGGCGGCGCGCATCAACCTCTGCGGCAATAACCGACGCCAGCGTGAGCCCGCCGGCACCTAACAGGATGAAGGCAATCAACAGAGTTGCCAGGACGGCGCCATCGATCACTTCTGTTACCTGCCCCACCAGTGTCCGGATATCGATACTGGTGATATTGGGTGACGTTGTGGCCAGCCTGTTGATGAGCGCATCTGTTGCAGCATCCGTTTCACCCTGAAGGCTCATAATCCAGGATTGCGGAGCGTCTCGGAACGGATTGGGCGATGCCATCAACAAATATTCCGGCCGAAATGTCCGGTGGTATTCCTTGCGGATGTTTACGACCTTTGACGTAAAGGAGCGCCCCAGAACGCTGTAGGTAAGTTCATTACCAGGTTTTAAGTCGAATGCTTCCTGCAAATCTTCTTCGGGCGAAAGAACAGGTGGCCCATCATAATCTGGTGCCCACCATTCCCCGGCTACCAACTCAGCACCTGTAGGCTCTGCTGTCCACGAAAAGCTGTGATCGCCCTCGATGACCCAGGATTTGTCCTCGCGCAACAATGCCTCTTCTGCCGGCACACCGTTAACGGCGGTCAGCGTCATTCGCATGTAAGGGTTCGCCTGAAGTCCTCCGAGATCCGGGTCCGCATCGATCAGCGCTTTAAGGCCGGTGACCTGATCAGGCTGCACATCAATCAGGACGAGGTCCGGAATACGGTCTGGCAGTTCTGCCCGCAGGCCTTGTTCCAGTGAGTTCTGTGCCGCGACAATTGCTGTAATTCCTGCGATACCAATCCCGATCGCAACCGCCCGCAATGCAACGGCATTTGTGTTCAGCAAACCCTGACGGGCTACCACGCCGATAAAGTTGCGCGGCTGGCGCGAGGTTGCCAACCTTGCCAGACACCATCCACCACCGACGAGAACCAGCGCCACTGCAGCCAGACCCCCCGCAGCAATACCCGCGAGCGCTGGAATGGGTAAACTGATCGTTGCTGCGGTCATCGTCAGCCCGAGCAGGGCTAAGCCAGTACCGAGCTGCCGGTTATCTGGCTGCAAATCGGCCTCGCCACTGCGCATGGCAGCCCCCGGCGACAGCCGTGAAATACCTGCCAGCGACAGAACACTGGTGCCGGTTATCCCGATCATCAGGATCCATGCCACTTGAGCTGTCGGCCCGACTAAATGAGTTGCCGACCACACCACATGCAGCTTCGCAGAAATAAGCTGC
Above is a window of Alphaproteobacteria bacterium HT1-32 DNA encoding:
- a CDS encoding methyltransferase domain-containing protein; this encodes MATRETFFARENDDAELENLNSVFWQSIVSHIDDDYGTGTNIGTIVDIGCHRGGFLYRAAMHWQCDHVFGIEPLVVPRQMAVSRLEAAGIPATVLHPEFWNVIPKHSADIITCQEVLYLIEDLDELFGHIARVLRPRRRAYFTLGCHTENPLWPDWRSRLINMGQRVFDHAPLYIMQRAEAAGMRTAVRPLRRDGWIIHSPSTTTFPVPSIHTLCEHQYRHKLLFRFDAPK